A genomic segment from Ptychodera flava strain L36383 chromosome 8, AS_Pfla_20210202, whole genome shotgun sequence encodes:
- the LOC139139520 gene encoding QRFP-like peptide receptor: protein MSLDSQNETDGLNELRGEVARPDTRRSGDWLVGSLNTTNAILIIGGNLLVLVAIFRQQKLRNSATNHLIASLSLSDIFVGAVFIPVKSAKLFGVEWLVTEFLCDSVLTVSWTFLNSTIFTLLCIAIDRYRAIVTPMKRQISINQARMMILLAWSLAFIYSSNLIVVNGITSRAVEIAGQNFTDRGCGYLVSEKVEVVAVLDFVLFYFLPLIVLTVLYSKMITVLYFGNSPNDSSRRRKRRAVRMLIVVVVMFAITWCPIRSLRMMRYALPRLMPESKYMEIRPIIVAVALTNSWMNPIIYAIFGANFRREFANILGCGLKNGGDIARRDRDGQRRSNEKKIARTESNVDSVTTPEPKLARENDPPYIVEGNPSDRRTTATQTEDRDPDSSLHCQCHENVGFEISPESRQL from the coding sequence ATGTCACTCGACAGTCAGAACGAAACAGATGGTTTAAATGAGTTGAGGGGGGAGGTCGCCAGACCAGACACGCGCAGAAGTGGGGATTGGTTGGTCGGCAGTTTGAATACGACTAATGCAATCTTGATCATCGGTGGTAACTTATTGGTCCTCGTTGCCATTTTTCGTCAACAAAAATTACGAAACTCAGCGACAAATCATCTCATTGCATCTCTATCATTGTCTGATATCTTCGTCGGCGCTGTATTCATTCCCGTCAAATCAGCTAAACTTTTCGGAGTTGAATGGCTGGTCACAGAATTTCTCTGCGACTCTGTCTTGACCGTATCGTGGACCTTTCTGAATTCAACAATTTTCACACTCCTGTGTATCGCCATCGACCGATATCGCGCAATCGTCACCCCGATGAAGCGACAGATCTCAATCAATCAAGCCCGGATGATGATTCTACTGGCGTGGAGTTTGGCTTTCATCTATTCCAGCAACCTCATCGTGGTAAACGGAATCACTTCTAGAGCTGTCGAAATTGCTGGACAAAATTTCACTGATCGCGGATGCGGCTATTTAGTATCTGAAAAGGTGGAAGTCGTTGCAGTTCTTGACTTCGTACTCTTTTACTTCCTACCATTAATAGTTCTGACCGTGTTGTATTCAAAGATGATCACAGTCTTGTACTTCGGGAACTCGCCGAACGATAGCTCCCGACGAAGAAAGCGACGAGCAGTCAGGATGCTGATCGTTGTAGTGGTAATGTTTGCAATAACCTGGTGTCCGATACGAAGTCTGCGCATGATGAGATACGCCTTGCCGCGCTTGATGCCCGAGTCCAAATACATGGAAATCCGGCCGATTATTGTGGCCGTGGCTCTAACGAATAGCTGGATGAACCCGATCATCTACGCCATTTTTGGCGCCAACTTTCGCAGAGAATTTGCAAATATCCTGGGATGTGGGTTAAAGAACGGTGGAGATATCGCCAGACGAGACCGAGACGGCCAAAGGAGATCAAATGAGAAGAAAATCGCCCGTACCGAATCAAACGTGGACAGCGTAACAACACCGGAGCCTAAGCTTGCCCGAGAGAACGACCCCCCTTACATCGTTGAGGGCAATCCGTCCGACAGGCGAACTACCGCCACTCAAACCGAAGACCGTGATCCTGATTCCAGTCTGCACTGTCAATGTCATGAGAACGTAGGGTTTGAAATCTCACCAGAATCTCGACAATTATGA